In Ischnura elegans chromosome 6, ioIscEleg1.1, whole genome shotgun sequence, one genomic interval encodes:
- the LOC124160681 gene encoding uncharacterized protein LOC124160681 isoform X2, with protein MLCMWLDPVKRSKWQAAIPRVNFELKAGQVLCERHFMPHDIVRKKQLKDGNGKVVKEPLLDSYTQPVAVFASRGSVKGETRNM; from the exons ATGCTTTGTATGTGGCTCG ATCCTGTTAAGAGGAGTAAATGGCAAGCTGCAATACCAAGGGTAAACTTTGAGTTGAAGGCAGGGCAGGTACTGTGTGAAAGGCATTTCATGCCCCACGACATCGTCAGGAAGAAGCAGTTGAAAGATGGCAATGGCAAAGTCGTCAAGGAG CCCCTGTTGGACTCATACACTCAGCCAGTAGCGGTCTTTGCATCAAGGGGCTCAGTCAAGGGAGAAACCCGTAACATGTAA
- the LOC124160681 gene encoding THAP domain-containing protein 2-like isoform X1, which translates to MPRSCVAPGCTEGYGSKKSTFSFFSAPKDPVKRSKWQAAIPRVNFELKAGQVLCERHFMPHDIVRKKQLKDGNGKVVKEPLLDSYTQPVAVFASRGSVKGETRNM; encoded by the exons ATGCCACGAAGCTGTGTCGCACCAGGGTGTACTGAGGGGTATGGCTCTAAAAAGtctaccttctcatttttctctgctcCCAAAGATCCTGTTAAGAGGAGTAAATGGCAAGCTGCAATACCAAGGGTAAACTTTGAGTTGAAGGCAGGGCAGGTACTGTGTGAAAGGCATTTCATGCCCCACGACATCGTCAGGAAGAAGCAGTTGAAAGATGGCAATGGCAAAGTCGTCAAGGAG CCCCTGTTGGACTCATACACTCAGCCAGTAGCGGTCTTTGCATCAAGGGGCTCAGTCAAGGGAGAAACCCGTAACATGTAA